In Monomorium pharaonis isolate MP-MQ-018 chromosome 3, ASM1337386v2, whole genome shotgun sequence, a genomic segment contains:
- the LOC105832248 gene encoding protein tilB homolog, whose amino-acid sequence MVKITLELIRKRSEHNEGEISTLEEIALHQENIDKIQLIDRHCRNLKILLLQNNLISKIENLNMLKRLEYLNLALNNIEVIENLEGLESLKKLDLTINFIGNLQSVKSLRCNENLEHLILMGNPCTDYEYYRQYVVATLPQLKELDMQEIKRSERIKALQIYSRARDDIIESYRNYEKTRISQRARRNAACKTFNQMDTTENQVEDTKNEQSEKTEQDNESEDERFWKQPSYHTPEDRVIIAERFMKKQEIKNHNSDKNNHSKRVLKLFAPDGRAYNINQAKLPFRLNDEDDPNFVVLEVSVYRHLDTSYVDVDVNPTYVRVTVKGKILQLTLPCEVSVERSNVQRNMTTGSLVITMARLTPCTMIARKDESTRKQKTNKREAKVITVRQPVTSRRALLEIGPPTDIRDFLKITEDSAKRIQKKGKKDLENFEDNPAVPPLE is encoded by the exons ATGGTGAAAATCACGCTCGAATTAATACGGAAACGCTCGGAGCACAATGAGGGTGAAATTTCAACATTGGAAGAAATTGCTTTGCACCAGGAgaatatcgataaaattcaGCTGATAGACAGACACTGCAGGAATCTCAAGATTCTACTATTGCAGAACAATCTTATATCGAAGATAGAGAATCTGAATATGTTGAAGAGGCTGGAATATTTGAACCTGGCCCTCAATAATATCGAGGTTATAGAGAACTTGGAGGGCTTAgaaagtttaaagaaattagaTCTCACCATcaattttattggaaatttgCAAAGTGTAAAAAGTCTCAG GTGCAATGAAAATTTGGAGCATCTAATTCTAATGGGAAATCCATGCACAGATTACGAATATTACAGGCAATATGTCGTGGCGACTTTACCACAATTAAAAGAGCTCGACATGCAAGAGATTAAAAGATCGGAACGTATCAAGGCGTTACAAATCTATTCACGAGCGCGAGATGACATTATCGAGAGCTATCGGAATTATGAGAAGACTAGGATATCTCAACGCGCTCGTCGCAATGCTGcatgtaaaacatttaatcaaatg GACACTACAGAGAACCAAGTGGAAGATACAAAAAACGAGCAAAGCGAGAAAACAGAGCAAGATAACGAGTCAGAGGATGAACGTTTCTGGAAACAGCCTAGTTATCATACACCGGAAGATAGAGTCATCATTGCTGAGCGATTCATGaagaaacaagaaataaaaaatcataattcgGATAAGAACAATCATTCAAAACGTGTACTGAAGCTATTCGCTCCAGACGGAAGAGCGTACAACATAAATCAGGCGAAGCTGCCATTCAGACTAAACGATGAAGACGATCCCAATTTTGTTGTTCTCGAAGTCTCCGTGTACAG GCATTTGGACACTTCTTACGTCGACGTCGACGTGAACCCGACTTATGTGCGAGTCACTGTAAAAGGAAAGATTCTGCAGTTGACCCTGCCTTGCGAGGTATCGGTTGAGAGAAGTAACGTTCAACGGAATATGACCACCGGAAGTTTAGTAATCACCATGGCCCGTTTGACTCCGTGCACAATGATCGCGAGGAAAGACGAATCAACAAGGAAACAAAAAACCAACAAACGCGAAGCAAAAGTGATAACAGTTCGACAACCGGTGACCTCCCGACGAGCTCTCCTTGAGATCGGCCCGCCCACAGACATTCGagattttctgaaaataactGAAGATTCCGCGAAACGAATTCAGAAGAAAGGGAAGAAGGACCTCGAAAATTTCGAAGACAATCCGGCCGTGCCGCCTCTCGAATAA